One segment of Pseudomonas sp. FP2196 DNA contains the following:
- the dapD gene encoding 2,3,4,5-tetrahydropyridine-2,6-dicarboxylate N-succinyltransferase gives MSNSLFSIAFGVGTQNRQGAWLEVFYAQPLLNPSAELIAAVAPILGYTEGNQAITFTTAQAAQLAEAVKGIDAVQGKLLTRLAESHKPLVATLLAEDAQLTSTPEAYLKLHLLSHRLVKPHGLNLAGIFPLLPNVAWTSQGAIDLSELAELQLEARLRGELLEVFSVDKFPKMTDYVVPAGVRIADAARLRLGAYVGEGTTVMHEGFINFNAGTEGPGMIEGRVSAGVFVGKGSDLGGGCSTMGTLSGGGNIVIKVGEGCLIGANAGIGIPLGDRNTVESGLYVTAGTKVALLDEHNNLVKVVKARELAGQTDLLFRRNSETGAVECKTHKSAIELNEALHAHN, from the coding sequence ATGTCCAATTCCCTGTTCAGCATCGCTTTCGGTGTCGGCACCCAGAACCGTCAAGGCGCGTGGCTGGAAGTGTTCTACGCACAGCCACTGCTCAATCCTTCGGCCGAACTGATCGCTGCCGTTGCGCCGATCCTCGGTTACACCGAAGGCAACCAGGCCATCACCTTCACGACCGCACAGGCTGCGCAACTGGCTGAAGCCGTCAAAGGCATTGACGCGGTTCAAGGCAAGCTGCTGACCCGTCTGGCCGAAAGCCACAAGCCACTGGTCGCCACGCTGCTGGCTGAAGATGCGCAACTGACCTCGACACCTGAGGCCTACCTCAAGCTGCACCTGCTGTCCCATCGCTTGGTCAAGCCGCACGGCCTGAACCTGGCGGGTATCTTCCCGCTGCTGCCGAACGTAGCGTGGACCAGCCAGGGTGCAATCGACCTGAGCGAACTGGCCGAACTGCAACTTGAAGCCCGTCTGCGCGGCGAGCTGCTGGAAGTGTTCTCGGTGGACAAGTTCCCGAAAATGACCGACTACGTGGTACCGGCCGGCGTGCGTATCGCTGACGCCGCACGTCTGCGTCTGGGCGCTTACGTCGGTGAAGGCACCACCGTGATGCACGAAGGTTTCATCAACTTCAACGCCGGCACTGAAGGCCCGGGCATGATCGAAGGCCGCGTATCCGCAGGCGTCTTCGTCGGTAAAGGTTCGGATCTGGGCGGCGGTTGCTCGACCATGGGCACCCTGTCGGGCGGCGGCAACATCGTGATCAAGGTCGGCGAAGGCTGCCTGATCGGCGCCAACGCCGGTATCGGCATTCCGTTGGGCGACCGCAACACCGTCGAGTCGGGTCTTTACGTGACCGCCGGCACCAAAGTAGCGCTGCTGGACGAGCACAATAATCTGGTCAAAGTCGTGAAGGCGCGTGAACTGGCCGGTCAGACCGACCTGCTGTTCCGTCGCAATTCGGAAACCGGTGCCGTGGAGTGCAAAACCCACAAGTCGGCGATCGAACTGAACGAAGCACTGCACGCTCACAACTAA
- a CDS encoding arsenate reductase, which translates to MKKARTWLDEHAVSYDFHDYKTAGIDREHLTQWCDEHGWQTVLNRAGTTFRKLDDERKADLDQSKAIELMLAQPSMIKRPVLDLGDRTLIGFKPDIYAAAIK; encoded by the coding sequence ATGAAGAAGGCGCGCACCTGGCTCGATGAACACGCTGTCAGCTACGACTTTCACGATTACAAGACTGCCGGCATCGACCGTGAGCACCTGACTCAGTGGTGTGACGAGCACGGCTGGCAAACGGTGTTGAACCGTGCAGGCACGACCTTTCGCAAACTCGACGACGAACGTAAAGCCGATCTCGACCAGTCGAAAGCCATCGAACTGATGCTCGCTCAACCCTCGATGATCAAGCGCCCGGTGCTCGATCTCGGTGACCGAACCCTGATTGGCTTCAAGCCAGACATCTACGCGGCCGCGATCAAATAA
- a CDS encoding Na+/H+ antiporter, whose protein sequence is MQTAYTVLILLMLVSVSRLVGRVIPLPLPLVQIAAGALLAWPTLGLHVALDPELFLFLFLPPLLFSDGWRMPKREFWHLRGPILTLAVGLVLFTVVGAGYFINWLLPTIPLPVAFALAAVLSPTDAVAVSAIAQNRLPTPLMHILQGEALMNDASGLVTFKFALVAAVTGVFSLANASLTFVLVAVGGLAVGVALSWLVGRLRAWMIARGWDDPATHVVFMLLLPFAAYVLAERLGASGILSAVAAGMMQSWLDLLPRQTSTRLLNRSVWSLLEFAFNGLIFLLLGLQLPDIIKAVVSHEPALWPTLFYRCLDVIAIFLALVLLRFIWVQSIWRLSVLLRRLRGKVDLTQVPTARSCWLLTVGGVRGAVTLAGVMSVPMLMGAQAFPERDLLIFIAAGVILLSLIAACIALPLLLRGIEKSPDDKRRQEIRDAWRKTAEAAIHALETEEVGPQDAAQAALSAELKARIMSEYRHQLDVFNDSVEAQALAFQMDLLERRLRLKALRAQRLELYSLSRHHQIGDDVLREVLADLDLSEANLGKVK, encoded by the coding sequence ATGCAAACCGCTTACACCGTCCTGATCCTGCTGATGCTGGTCAGCGTTTCGCGTCTGGTCGGACGGGTCATCCCGCTGCCGCTTCCTCTGGTTCAAATTGCCGCCGGTGCCTTACTGGCCTGGCCGACCCTCGGTCTGCACGTCGCCCTCGATCCCGAACTGTTCCTGTTTCTGTTCCTGCCGCCGCTGCTGTTCTCCGACGGTTGGCGCATGCCCAAGCGCGAATTCTGGCATCTGCGCGGGCCGATCCTGACGCTGGCGGTCGGGCTGGTGCTGTTCACCGTGGTAGGCGCCGGATACTTCATTAACTGGTTACTGCCGACGATTCCGCTACCGGTGGCCTTCGCGCTGGCGGCCGTGCTGTCACCGACCGACGCTGTGGCGGTCTCGGCCATTGCCCAGAACCGCTTGCCCACGCCGCTGATGCATATATTGCAGGGCGAGGCGCTGATGAATGATGCGTCGGGTCTGGTGACGTTCAAATTTGCCTTGGTAGCGGCGGTCACCGGGGTGTTTTCGTTGGCCAATGCCAGCCTCACGTTTGTGCTGGTGGCCGTCGGCGGTCTGGCGGTCGGCGTGGCACTGAGCTGGCTGGTCGGCCGCTTGCGCGCATGGATGATCGCCCGGGGCTGGGATGATCCGGCCACTCACGTGGTGTTCATGTTGCTGCTGCCGTTCGCTGCTTATGTGTTGGCTGAACGACTGGGTGCATCGGGCATCCTCTCGGCTGTTGCTGCGGGGATGATGCAGAGCTGGCTAGACCTGCTGCCACGTCAGACCAGTACGCGACTGCTCAATCGCAGTGTCTGGTCGCTGCTGGAGTTCGCGTTCAATGGCTTGATCTTTCTATTGTTGGGCCTGCAACTGCCGGACATCATCAAAGCCGTGGTCAGTCACGAGCCGGCCCTGTGGCCGACGCTGTTTTACCGCTGCCTCGATGTCATAGCGATTTTTCTCGCTTTGGTGCTGTTGCGGTTTATCTGGGTACAAAGCATCTGGCGGTTGTCCGTACTGCTGCGGCGTTTGCGCGGCAAGGTCGATTTGACCCAGGTGCCGACTGCGCGCTCCTGCTGGCTGCTGACCGTTGGTGGCGTGCGCGGGGCAGTGACGCTGGCGGGGGTGATGTCGGTGCCGATGTTGATGGGCGCGCAGGCGTTTCCCGAGCGTGATCTGCTGATCTTCATCGCCGCTGGGGTGATTCTGCTGTCGCTGATCGCGGCCTGCATCGCCTTACCGTTGCTGCTGCGTGGCATTGAAAAGAGTCCGGATGACAAGCGTCGCCAGGAAATCCGCGATGCATGGCGCAAGACAGCCGAAGCGGCCATTCATGCGCTGGAAACTGAAGAGGTTGGCCCGCAGGATGCTGCTCAAGCGGCGCTGTCGGCCGAGCTCAAGGCGCGGATCATGTCCGAGTATCGCCATCAACTGGACGTGTTCAATGATTCGGTCGAAGCCCAGGCGCTGGCGTTCCAGATGGATCTGCTGGAGCGACGTTTGCGTCTCAAGGCGCTGCGGGCGCAGCGTCTTGAGCTGTACAGCCTGAGTCGTCATCACCAGATCGGCGATGACGTTCTGCGGGAAGTGCTGGCTGACCTGGATTTGAGCGAGGCGAATCTGGGTAAGGTCAAATAG
- a CDS encoding M12 family metallopeptidase yields MQTFHYVRLNLPNQTSAIAAITEDDNKYRQTPLPQERRKRSLAYSDFFWENASTLKISFLHDIPLELKDRVERIIRQWEPFVSLAFEVVEDYKGEIRIALGGQESYSTIGTQALTVDTRFPTMTIGVEPDNLAFERTLLHEFGHALGFHHAHLHPEANIPWNKPVVYDFFETVFGWSKEQINHNLFDLDSTHPLSFGKYDKDSIMHYPIQDFMTVSNWQTGINSTLSEGDKMFARQIYPPIKYLELPI; encoded by the coding sequence ATGCAAACATTTCACTATGTAAGACTTAACCTGCCAAATCAGACCAGCGCTATTGCCGCCATCACTGAAGACGATAATAAGTACCGCCAAACTCCTTTGCCTCAAGAACGCCGCAAGCGCTCACTCGCTTACAGCGACTTTTTTTGGGAGAACGCCAGCACCCTGAAAATCTCGTTCCTCCACGATATTCCTCTTGAACTGAAAGACCGAGTCGAACGGATCATTCGTCAATGGGAGCCTTTCGTCAGCCTGGCCTTCGAAGTCGTGGAGGACTACAAAGGTGAAATCCGCATCGCCCTGGGCGGCCAGGAGAGCTACTCAACCATTGGGACACAGGCACTGACCGTCGACACTCGCTTCCCGACCATGACCATCGGGGTAGAGCCGGACAACCTGGCGTTTGAGCGAACGCTACTGCATGAGTTTGGCCATGCCTTGGGCTTTCATCATGCGCACCTGCATCCCGAGGCCAATATTCCTTGGAACAAACCGGTAGTTTATGACTTCTTCGAAACGGTATTCGGCTGGAGCAAAGAGCAAATCAACCACAACCTCTTTGATCTTGACTCTACCCATCCGTTGTCTTTTGGCAAATACGACAAAGACTCGATCATGCACTACCCCATCCAGGACTTTATGACGGTGTCAAACTGGCAGACGGGAATCAATTCAACGCTCAGCGAAGGGGACAAGATGTTTGCAAGGCAAATCTATCCCCCCATCAAATATCTCGAACTGCCTATTTGA
- the dapC gene encoding succinyldiaminopimelate transaminase, translating to MNNALNQLQPYPFEKLRALLGTVTPNPDKRPIALSIGEPKHRSPSFVAEALANSLDQMAVYPTTLGIPALREAIAGWCERRFGVPSSWIDPARNVLPVNGTREALFAFTQTVVNRGDDALVVSPNPFYQIYEGAAFLAGAKPHYLPCLDENGFNPDFDAVSPAIWKRCQILFLCSPGNPTGALIPADTLKKLIALADEYDFVIAADECYSELYFDEQTPPPGLLTACVELGRKDFKRCVVFHSLSKRSNLPGLRSGFVAGDADILKGFLLYRTYHGCAMPVQTQLASVAAWNDEVHVRANRALYREKFDAVLEILSPVMDVQRPDGSFYLWPSVQGDDATFCRDLFAEEHVTVVPGSYLSREVDGVNPGAGRVRMALVAPLAECVEAAERIRAFITRQQ from the coding sequence ATGAACAACGCTCTGAACCAGCTCCAGCCCTACCCGTTCGAGAAGCTCCGCGCCCTGCTCGGCACCGTGACGCCAAACCCGGACAAGCGCCCTATCGCCCTGTCGATCGGTGAGCCGAAACACCGTTCGCCAAGCTTTGTCGCCGAGGCGCTGGCAAACAGTCTGGATCAGATGGCCGTGTACCCGACCACTCTTGGCATCCCGGCCCTGCGCGAAGCCATCGCCGGCTGGTGCGAGCGCCGCTTTGGCGTACCGAGCAGCTGGATCGATCCGGCCCGTAACGTGCTGCCGGTCAACGGCACACGCGAAGCGTTATTCGCGTTCACCCAGACCGTGGTCAACCGTGGGGACGATGCGCTGGTGGTCAGCCCGAACCCGTTCTATCAGATCTACGAAGGCGCCGCGTTCCTCGCGGGGGCCAAACCGCATTACCTGCCGTGTCTGGATGAAAACGGCTTCAACCCTGACTTCGACGCAGTTTCGCCAGCTATCTGGAAACGCTGCCAGATCCTGTTTCTGTGCTCGCCGGGTAACCCGACCGGCGCACTGATCCCGGCCGACACACTGAAAAAGCTCATTGCCTTGGCTGACGAATATGATTTTGTGATCGCCGCCGACGAGTGCTACAGCGAGCTGTACTTCGACGAACAGACCCCGCCGCCAGGCCTGCTCACTGCCTGCGTCGAACTGGGCCGCAAGGACTTCAAGCGCTGCGTGGTGTTCCATAGCCTGTCCAAACGCTCGAACCTGCCGGGGCTGCGCTCCGGTTTCGTGGCTGGCGATGCAGACATTCTCAAGGGCTTTTTGCTGTATCGCACCTACCACGGTTGCGCGATGCCGGTACAAACCCAGTTGGCCAGCGTCGCTGCGTGGAATGACGAAGTACACGTGCGCGCCAACCGCGCGCTGTATCGGGAGAAGTTCGACGCCGTGCTGGAAATCCTCAGCCCGGTAATGGATGTTCAGCGTCCGGACGGCAGCTTTTACCTGTGGCCGAGTGTTCAGGGTGACGACGCGACGTTCTGCCGTGATCTGTTCGCTGAAGAACATGTGACGGTTGTGCCAGGTTCCTACCTTTCCCGTGAGGTAGATGGCGTCAACCCGGGGGCCGGGCGGGTGCGGATGGCGCTGGTTGCGCCATTGGCCGAATGTGTTGAAGCGGCTGAAAGGATTCGCGCATTTATTACTCGTCAACAATAA
- a CDS encoding [protein-PII] uridylyltransferase: MPQVDPELFDRGQFQAELALKASPIAAFKKAIRQARDVLDARFRSGRDIRRLIEDRAWFVDNILQKAWEQFNWSEDADIALVAVGGYGRGELHPYSDIDLLILLDSADHEVFRDSIERFLTLLWDIGLEVGQSVRSVDECAEEARADLTVVTNLMESRTICGPERLRQRMLEVTSTAHMWPAKDFFLAKRAEQKARHHKYNDTEYNLEPNVKGSPGGLRDIQTILWVARRQYGTLNLRALAGEGFLVESENALLASSQEFLWKVRYALHMLAGRSEDRLLFDHQRTIAGLLGFEGDDAKQAVENFMQQYFRVVMSIAQLSDLIIQHFEEVILAPEDEAPPHPINSRFQLHDGYIEARNDNVFRRTPFAMLEIFVLMAQQPEIKGVRADTIRLLREHRHLIDDNFRNDIRNTSLFIELFKCKIGIHRNLRRMNRYGILGRYLPEFGFIVGQMQHDLFHIYTVDAHTLNLIKHLRKLQYTQVSEKFPLASKLMGKLPKPELIYLAGLYHDIGKGRHGDHSEIGAVDAEAFCQRHQLPVWDSRLIVWLVQNHLVMSTTAQRKDLSDPQVIHDFAQAVGDETRLDYLYVLTVADINATNPTLWNSWRASLLRQLYTETKRALRRGLENPVDREEQIRQTQSAALDILVRGGNDPDDVEQLWAQLGDDYFLRHTAGDVAWHSDAILQQPADGGPLVLIKETTQREFEGGTQIFIYAPDQHDFFAVTVAAMDQLNLNIHDARVITSSSQFTLDTYIVLDNDGESIGDNPARIKQIREGLTEALRNPDDYPTIIQRRVPRQLKHFAFAPQVTIHNDAQRPVTVLELTAPDRPGLLARIGGIFLEFDLSLQNAKIATLGERVEDVFFITDAHNQPLSDPLLCSRLQDAIVEQLSVNQEPDIKLSRISI, from the coding sequence ATGCCGCAGGTGGATCCCGAACTCTTCGACCGCGGCCAGTTCCAGGCTGAACTGGCCCTGAAAGCGAGCCCTATCGCGGCGTTCAAGAAAGCGATCCGCCAGGCCCGCGACGTGCTCGATGCGCGCTTTCGCAGCGGCCGCGATATCCGCCGGCTGATCGAAGACCGCGCCTGGTTCGTCGACAACATCCTGCAAAAGGCTTGGGAGCAGTTCAACTGGAGTGAGGATGCCGACATCGCGCTGGTCGCGGTCGGTGGTTATGGCCGTGGCGAGTTGCACCCCTACTCCGACATCGATTTGCTGATCCTGCTGGACAGCGCCGATCACGAAGTTTTCCGCGACTCCATCGAGCGTTTTCTCACCTTGCTGTGGGACATCGGCCTGGAAGTCGGTCAGAGCGTTCGCTCGGTGGATGAATGCGCCGAAGAAGCCCGCGCCGACCTGACCGTCGTCACCAACCTCATGGAAAGCCGCACCATCTGCGGCCCCGAGCGTTTGCGCCAACGCATGCTCGAAGTCACCAGCACTGCCCACATGTGGCCGGCCAAGGACTTCTTCCTGGCCAAACGCGCCGAGCAGAAGGCTCGCCACCACAAGTACAACGACACCGAATACAACCTGGAGCCCAACGTCAAAGGCTCGCCCGGCGGGCTGCGGGATATTCAGACGATTCTGTGGGTTGCCCGTCGTCAGTACGGCACCCTGAACCTGCGCGCCCTTGCCGGCGAAGGTTTTTTGGTCGAGAGCGAAAACGCCCTGCTCGCTTCCTCCCAGGAATTCCTCTGGAAAGTGCGCTACGCCCTGCACATGCTCGCCGGCCGCTCCGAAGACCGCTTGTTGTTCGATCATCAACGCACCATTGCCGGGCTGCTCGGTTTTGAAGGCGACGACGCCAAGCAGGCTGTCGAAAACTTCATGCAGCAGTACTTTCGCGTGGTGATGAGCATCGCCCAGCTCAGCGACCTGATCATCCAGCATTTCGAGGAAGTCATCCTCGCCCCGGAAGACGAAGCGCCGCCCCATCCGATCAACTCGCGCTTCCAGTTGCACGACGGCTATATCGAAGCACGTAACGACAACGTGTTCCGCCGCACGCCGTTCGCCATGCTGGAGATTTTCGTGCTGATGGCTCAGCAGCCGGAAATCAAAGGCGTGCGCGCCGATACCATTCGTCTGCTGCGCGAGCACCGGCATCTGATCGACGACAACTTCCGCAACGATATCCGCAATACCAGCCTGTTTATCGAGCTGTTCAAGTGCAAGATCGGCATCCATCGCAACCTGCGCCGGATGAACCGTTACGGCATTCTCGGGCGCTATTTGCCGGAGTTCGGGTTTATCGTCGGGCAGATGCAACACGACCTGTTCCACATCTATACGGTCGACGCGCACACACTGAACCTGATCAAGCATCTGCGTAAGCTGCAGTACACCCAGGTGTCGGAAAAATTCCCGCTGGCCAGCAAGCTCATGGGCAAGTTACCCAAACCCGAGCTGATCTACCTCGCCGGCCTGTACCACGACATTGGCAAGGGCCGGCATGGCGATCACTCGGAGATTGGCGCGGTCGATGCCGAGGCGTTCTGCCAGCGTCATCAGTTGCCCGTGTGGGACAGCCGCCTGATCGTCTGGCTGGTGCAAAACCATCTGGTGATGTCGACCACCGCCCAGCGCAAGGACTTGTCCGACCCGCAGGTAATCCACGACTTCGCACAGGCGGTCGGCGATGAAACCCGCCTCGACTACCTGTACGTGCTGACTGTGGCCGACATCAACGCGACGAACCCGACGCTGTGGAATTCCTGGCGCGCCAGCCTCTTGCGCCAGCTCTACACCGAGACCAAACGCGCCTTGCGCCGCGGCCTGGAAAACCCGGTGGATCGCGAAGAGCAGATCCGCCAGACCCAAAGCGCAGCGCTGGATATTCTTGTGCGCGGCGGCAACGATCCGGATGATGTCGAGCAGTTGTGGGCGCAGTTGGGCGATGACTATTTCCTGCGTCACACAGCCGGCGATGTAGCCTGGCACAGCGACGCGATACTCCAGCAGCCGGCCGATGGCGGGCCTCTGGTATTGATTAAGGAAACCACCCAGCGCGAATTCGAAGGTGGCACGCAGATCTTTATTTATGCACCGGATCAGCACGACTTCTTCGCCGTGACTGTGGCGGCAATGGATCAGCTCAACTTGAACATTCACGATGCTCGGGTCATCACGTCCAGCAGTCAGTTCACCCTCGATACCTACATCGTGCTCGACAACGACGGTGAATCCATCGGCGACAACCCGGCACGGATCAAGCAGATCCGCGAGGGCCTGACCGAAGCCCTGCGCAACCCCGACGACTACCCGACGATCATTCAGCGCCGGGTGCCGCGCCAGCTCAAGCATTTTGCCTTTGCGCCACAAGTGACGATTCACAACGACGCCCAGCGTCCGGTGACGGTTCTGGAACTGACCGCACCCGACCGTCCAGGCCTGTTGGCGCGGATCGGCGGAATTTTTCTGGAGTTCGATCTGTCGCTGCAGAACGCCAAAATCGCCACCTTGGGCGAACGGGTAGAGGACGTGTTCTTCATCACCGACGCGCACAACCAGCCGCTATCGGACCCACTGCTGTGCAGCCGCTTGCAGGATGCGATCGTCGAGCAGTTGAGCGTCAATCAGGAACCCGATATCAAGCTTTCGCGCATCAGCATCTGA
- the map gene encoding type I methionyl aminopeptidase gives MTVNLKTPEDIAGMRVAGKLAADVLEMIAEHVKPGVTTDQLNQICHDYIVNEQQAIPAPLNYKGYPKSICTSINHVVCHGIPNDKPLKNGDTLNIDVTVIKDGYHGDTSRMFHVGEVPVWAERLSQITQECMYKAIEIVKPGCRLGDIGEVIQKHAEKNGFSVVREFCGHGIGKVFHEEPQILHYGRAGTGMELKAGMTFTIEPMINQGKADTKVLGDGWTAITKDRKLSAQWEHTLLVTDTGYEIFTLRADDTIPRVSA, from the coding sequence ATGACCGTCAACCTCAAAACCCCCGAGGACATCGCTGGGATGCGTGTCGCCGGCAAACTGGCCGCCGATGTGCTGGAAATGATTGCCGAACATGTAAAGCCAGGCGTCACCACCGATCAACTGAACCAGATCTGCCACGACTATATAGTCAACGAGCAGCAGGCCATCCCTGCCCCGCTCAACTACAAGGGCTACCCGAAGTCGATCTGCACTTCGATCAACCACGTGGTCTGCCACGGCATCCCGAACGACAAACCGCTGAAAAACGGCGACACCCTGAACATTGACGTCACAGTGATCAAGGACGGTTACCACGGCGATACCAGCCGCATGTTCCATGTCGGCGAAGTGCCGGTCTGGGCCGAGCGCCTGTCGCAGATCACTCAGGAATGCATGTACAAGGCGATCGAGATCGTCAAACCTGGCTGCCGTCTGGGCGACATCGGTGAAGTCATCCAGAAGCACGCAGAAAAGAACGGCTTCTCGGTGGTTCGCGAGTTCTGCGGTCACGGCATCGGCAAGGTGTTCCACGAAGAGCCGCAGATCCTGCACTACGGCCGCGCTGGCACCGGCATGGAACTGAAGGCCGGCATGACCTTCACCATCGAGCCGATGATCAACCAGGGCAAGGCCGACACCAAAGTGCTGGGCGACGGCTGGACCGCGATCACCAAGGATCGCAAGCTCTCGGCCCAGTGGGAACACACTTTGCTGGTCACCGATACTGGCTACGAGATCTTCACCTTGCGCGCCGACGACACCATTCCCCGCGTCTCGGCCTGA
- the rpsB gene encoding 30S ribosomal protein S2 produces the protein MSQVNMRDMLKAGVHFGHQTRYWNPKMGKYIFGARNKIHIINLEKTLPMFNEALTFVERLAQGKNKILFVGTKRSAGKIVAEEAARCGSPYVDHRWLGGMLTNFKTIRASIKRLRDLEVQAEDGTFAKLTKKEALMRSRDLEKLDRSLGGIKDMGGLPDALFVIDVDHERIAITEANKLGIPVIGVVDTNSSPEGVDYIIPGNDDAIRAIQLYMGSMADAVIRGRNNVAGGTVEFAAEETQAAAE, from the coding sequence ATGTCCCAAGTCAATATGCGCGATATGCTGAAGGCCGGTGTGCACTTCGGTCACCAAACCCGTTACTGGAATCCGAAAATGGGTAAGTACATTTTCGGCGCGCGTAACAAGATTCACATCATCAACCTTGAAAAAACCCTGCCAATGTTCAACGAAGCTCTGACTTTCGTAGAGCGCCTGGCTCAGGGCAAAAACAAGATTCTGTTCGTCGGCACCAAGCGTTCCGCTGGCAAGATCGTTGCTGAAGAAGCAGCACGTTGCGGTTCGCCGTACGTCGATCACCGCTGGTTGGGCGGCATGCTGACCAACTTCAAAACCATTCGTGCTTCCATCAAGCGTCTGCGTGACCTTGAAGTTCAAGCCGAAGACGGTACTTTCGCCAAGCTGACCAAGAAAGAAGCGCTGATGCGCTCCCGTGATCTTGAGAAGCTGGATCGTTCGCTGGGCGGCATCAAGGACATGGGCGGTCTGCCAGACGCACTGTTCGTGATCGACGTTGACCACGAGCGCATCGCGATCACCGAAGCCAACAAGCTGGGCATCCCGGTTATCGGCGTTGTCGATACCAACAGCAGCCCGGAAGGCGTTGACTACATCATCCCAGGCAACGATGACGCAATCCGCGCTATCCAGCTGTACATGGGTTCGATGGCTGACGCAGTTATCCGTGGTCGCAACAATGTTGCCGGCGGCACTGTAGAATTCGCAGCTGAAGAAACTCAGGCTGCAGCTGAGTAA
- the tsf gene encoding translation elongation factor Ts, with amino-acid sequence MAAITAALVKELRERTGEGMMDCKKALEKADGDIEKAIDDMRASGAIKAAKKAGNVAAEGAIAIKSNDKVAVLLEVNSQTDFLALQDDFKNFVAASVEKAFDEKLTDAAPLIAAQESAREALVAKVGENVNIRRLVRVEGDVVGTYLHGNKIGVAVVLKGGDVELAKDIAMHVAASNPEFLLPSQVSDEAIEREKAVFLQLNEEKIKGKPENIVENMVKGRISKFLAEASLVEQAFVKNPEVKVGELAKKAGAEIVSFTYFKVGEGIEKPVDNFAEEVAAQLAAAKQ; translated from the coding sequence ATGGCAGCAATTACTGCAGCGTTGGTTAAAGAACTGCGCGAGCGTACCGGCGAAGGCATGATGGATTGCAAGAAAGCCCTGGAAAAGGCTGACGGCGACATCGAAAAAGCCATTGATGACATGCGTGCTTCGGGCGCGATCAAGGCTGCCAAGAAAGCTGGTAACGTTGCCGCTGAAGGCGCAATCGCCATCAAATCGAACGACAAGGTAGCCGTGCTGCTGGAAGTCAACTCGCAGACCGACTTCCTGGCCCTGCAAGACGACTTCAAGAACTTCGTTGCTGCCAGCGTAGAAAAAGCCTTCGACGAAAAACTGACCGACGCAGCTCCGCTGATCGCCGCTCAGGAATCGGCTCGTGAAGCTCTGGTTGCCAAAGTTGGCGAGAACGTCAACATCCGTCGTCTGGTACGCGTAGAGGGTGACGTTGTCGGCACTTACCTGCACGGTAACAAGATCGGTGTTGCTGTTGTCCTGAAAGGCGGTGACGTCGAGTTGGCCAAAGACATCGCGATGCACGTAGCTGCAAGCAATCCTGAGTTCCTGCTGCCTTCGCAAGTTTCCGATGAAGCGATCGAGCGCGAGAAAGCTGTGTTCCTGCAGCTGAACGAAGAAAAAATCAAAGGCAAGCCAGAAAACATTGTTGAGAACATGGTCAAAGGCCGTATCAGCAAGTTCCTGGCAGAAGCAAGCCTGGTTGAGCAGGCGTTCGTCAAGAACCCTGAAGTCAAGGTTGGCGAGCTGGCCAAGAAAGCTGGTGCTGAAATCGTTTCCTTCACCTACTTCAAAGTAGGCGAAGGCATCGAGAAGCCGGTCGACAACTTCGCTGAAGAAGTTGCTGCCCAGCTGGCTGCCGCCAAGCAATAA
- the pyrH gene encoding UMP kinase, whose product MAQQGSGYQARYKRILLKLSGEALMGSEEFGIDPKVLDRMALEVGQLVGIGVQVGLVIGGGNLFRGEALSKAGMDRVTGDHMGMLATVMNALAMRDALERANISAIVMSAISMVGVTDHYDRRKAMRHLNSKDVVIFAAGTGNPFFTTDSAACLRAIEIDADVVLKATKVDGVYTADPFKDPHAEKFDHLTYDEVLDRKLGVMDLTAICLCRDHKMPLRVFNMNKPGALLNIVHGGAEGTLIEEGQQ is encoded by the coding sequence ATGGCTCAGCAGGGCAGTGGTTATCAGGCTCGCTATAAACGCATTCTACTCAAGCTTAGCGGCGAGGCCCTGATGGGGTCGGAAGAGTTCGGGATCGATCCAAAGGTGCTGGATCGCATGGCGCTGGAAGTCGGCCAGCTGGTCGGCATCGGCGTACAGGTCGGTCTGGTGATCGGCGGTGGCAATCTGTTCCGCGGCGAAGCCTTGAGCAAAGCCGGTATGGATCGGGTGACAGGCGACCACATGGGCATGCTGGCCACTGTGATGAACGCTCTGGCCATGCGCGACGCATTGGAGCGTGCCAATATCTCGGCCATCGTGATGTCGGCCATTTCCATGGTTGGCGTGACCGATCACTATGATCGCCGCAAAGCCATGCGCCATCTGAACTCCAAAGATGTCGTGATTTTCGCGGCCGGTACCGGCAATCCGTTCTTTACCACGGATTCGGCAGCCTGCCTGCGTGCAATCGAAATCGATGCCGATGTTGTGCTCAAGGCGACCAAGGTCGATGGCGTCTACACCGCAGATCCGTTCAAAGACCCGCATGCCGAGAAGTTCGATCATCTGACATATGATGAAGTGCTGGATCGCAAGCTGGGTGTAATGGATCTGACCGCTATTTGCCTGTGCCGCGACCACAAGATGCCGCTGCGCGTATTCAACATGAACAAGCCTGGTGCCCTGCTGAACATTGTTCACGGTGGCGCAGAAGGAACCCTGATCGAGGAAGGCCAACAATGA